The Prochlorococcus sp. MIT 1300 genome has a window encoding:
- the glpX gene encoding class II fructose-bisphosphatase, with amino-acid sequence MDRTLIQEILEVVEQAAIASAKLTGLGKKDEADAAAVEAMRDRMGQIAMQGRIVIGEGERDEAPMLYIGEEVGSGKGPGVDFAVDPCEGTNLCANNQRGSMAVLAASDRGGLFNAPDFYMKKLAAPPSAKGKVDIRKSATENIKILSECLGLAISELTIVVMDRTRHKDLIAEIRSTGARVQPISDGDVQAAIACGFAGTGTHCLMGIGAAPEGVISAAAMRALGGHFQGQLVYDPAIAQTSEWADYTKEGNISRLNEMGITDIDKIYEAEELASGENVVFAGSGITDGLLFHGVKFETDCTRTSSLVISTLDNTARFTNTVHIKEGAKSIALS; translated from the coding sequence GTGGACCGCACCCTTATCCAGGAAATTCTCGAAGTAGTAGAGCAAGCGGCCATCGCTTCTGCAAAGTTGACCGGTTTAGGTAAAAAAGACGAGGCTGATGCTGCTGCTGTTGAAGCCATGCGAGACCGCATGGGACAGATTGCAATGCAAGGGCGAATCGTTATTGGTGAAGGTGAACGTGATGAAGCACCCATGCTTTATATCGGCGAAGAGGTAGGAAGCGGTAAGGGGCCTGGAGTTGACTTTGCGGTTGATCCATGTGAAGGAACCAACCTTTGCGCTAACAATCAGAGAGGTTCCATGGCTGTTTTGGCAGCCTCCGATCGAGGTGGGTTATTTAATGCTCCTGATTTTTATATGAAAAAGTTAGCTGCTCCACCTTCAGCAAAAGGAAAGGTTGATATTAGGAAGTCCGCCACAGAGAACATCAAAATCCTTAGTGAATGTTTGGGCCTTGCGATTAGTGAACTGACTATCGTTGTTATGGATAGGACCAGGCACAAGGACCTAATAGCTGAAATCCGTTCAACAGGTGCAAGAGTTCAACCAATTTCAGATGGTGATGTACAGGCGGCTATTGCCTGTGGATTTGCTGGGACTGGAACACATTGTCTTATGGGTATAGGAGCAGCTCCCGAGGGCGTTATCTCAGCTGCTGCAATGAGAGCTCTTGGTGGTCATTTTCAGGGTCAATTGGTTTATGACCCTGCTATTGCTCAAACAAGTGAATGGGCCGATTACACAAAAGAGGGAAATATTTCTCGTCTGAACGAAATGGGTATAACTGATATTGATAAAATTTATGAGGCTGAGGAGCTTGCTTCAGGGGAAAATGTCGTCTTTGCAGGAAGCGGGATTACAGATGGTTTGCTGTTCCATGGGGTTAAGTTTGAAACTGATTGCACTCGTACAAGCAGTCTTGTAATTAGTACCTTGGACAACACTGCTCGCTTCACCAATACTGTTCACATCAAGGAAGGCGCTAAAAGCATCGCCTTGAGCTGA